The Oncorhynchus tshawytscha isolate Ot180627B linkage group LG20, Otsh_v2.0, whole genome shotgun sequence genome has a window encoding:
- the LOC112220223 gene encoding synaptobrevin homolog YKT6-like isoform X2, with translation MKLFSLSVLYKGTTKSNLLKAAFDLSSFSFFQKSSVQEFMTFTSDLIVQRSSIGSRASVKEQEYLCHVYVRNDSLGAVVIADGEYPSRVCFTLLDKVLEEFSRQVSSIDWPSGSPDTVHYTALDSYLAKYQNPREADAMSKVQAELDETKIILVVSKEISKRTLM, from the exons ATGAAGCTTTTCAGTCTGAGTGTGCTGTATAAAGGGACCACCAAGTCTAACCTACTGAAAGCTGCCTTCGACCTGTCATCCTTCAGCTTCTTCCAGAAGTCCAG TGTTCAGGAGTTCATGACATTCACCAGTGATCTCATAGTTCAACGCTCGTCTATAGGGAGCCGAGCCTCTGTCAAAGAACAAG AGTACCTGTGTCACGTGTATGTAAGGAACGACTCCCTGGGTGCGGTGGTGATTGCTGACGGAGAGTATCCCTCTAGAGTGTGCTTCACCCTACTGGATAAG gTGCTGGAGGAATTTTCCAGACAGGTGAGCAGTATAGACTGGCCCTCTGGTTCTCCTGACACTGTCCACTATACTGCCCTGGACAGCTACCTCGCCAagtaccag AATCCTCGGGAGGCGGACGCAATGAGTAAAGTACAAGCTGAGCTGGACGAAACCAAAATAATTCTG GTAGTATCCAAAGAGATATCCAAAAGGACTTTGATGTAA
- the LOC112220223 gene encoding synaptobrevin homolog YKT6-like isoform X1, which yields MKLFSLSVLYKGTTKSNLLKAAFDLSSFSFFQKSSVQEFMTFTSDLIVQRSSIGSRASVKEQEYLCHVYVRNDSLGAVVIADGEYPSRVCFTLLDKVLEEFSRQVSSIDWPSGSPDTVHYTALDSYLAKYQNPREADAMSKVQAELDETKIILHNTMESLLERGEKLDDLVQKSEHLGNQSKAFYKTARKQNSCCEVM from the exons ATGAAGCTTTTCAGTCTGAGTGTGCTGTATAAAGGGACCACCAAGTCTAACCTACTGAAAGCTGCCTTCGACCTGTCATCCTTCAGCTTCTTCCAGAAGTCCAG TGTTCAGGAGTTCATGACATTCACCAGTGATCTCATAGTTCAACGCTCGTCTATAGGGAGCCGAGCCTCTGTCAAAGAACAAG AGTACCTGTGTCACGTGTATGTAAGGAACGACTCCCTGGGTGCGGTGGTGATTGCTGACGGAGAGTATCCCTCTAGAGTGTGCTTCACCCTACTGGATAAG gTGCTGGAGGAATTTTCCAGACAGGTGAGCAGTATAGACTGGCCCTCTGGTTCTCCTGACACTGTCCACTATACTGCCCTGGACAGCTACCTCGCCAagtaccag AATCCTCGGGAGGCGGACGCAATGAGTAAAGTACAAGCTGAGCTGGACGAAACCAAAATAATTCTG cACAACACTATGGAAAGTCtgttggagagaggagagaagctggATGATCTAGTCCAGAAGTCCGAACACCTGGGGAACCAGTCTAAAGCCTTCTACAAGACG GCGCGGAAGCAGAACTCTTGCTGTGAGGTCATGTGA